In Streptomyces sp. P9-A4, the genomic window CCTGCCCGGTGCGGCGGCGGAGCTCGATGGCGACCCGGTCGCCGTCGTTCAGCTCCACTCGCGGCGTGTCGGCTCCTTCGAACACCTCCACCACGATTTCTTTGCGTGGCTGCGTCATGTCGGTGTTCTCACACATGGTGTACTCCTGACTTGTCACGTCAAGTTGTGACGAAGGGGACTATGTTGAGGGAAAGCCTTCCTAGCAGTGACCTGAAGCACAGTCAACGAAATGGAGGTCCAGGCGAGGGTGTGACACCCGAACGGCACTTTCCGCTGGACCTCGCCATCGGATGCACCTTCCGGAACGAAGCCAGATTCCTGAGGGAATGGATCGAGTTCCACCGGCTGATGGGCGTGCAGCGCTTCTTCCTCGTCGACGACCGCAGCGAGGACGACTACCGGGACGTGGTGAAGCCCTACGTCGACGAAGGCGTCGTCCAGGTCATTGAGAAGCCCTGCCCGCCGGCGTACGCGGGGCGCCGGTGGAACCAGTACCAGCACGTGGTCCTGGGCGGGCTGTGCAGGGAACTCCGCGGAGCCGTGCGCTGGCTGGCCCTCGTCGACGTCGACGAGTTCCTCGTACCGACCGTCGCCCCCACCGTCATCGAGTTCCTCTCGGACCACGAGGAGGCGGGAGCGGTGCACGTGGAATGGCGCATGTTCGGAACATCGGGCGTGCGGCGGCTGGGTACCGGGGAACTGCTCACCGAGCGCATGTGCCGCCGCATGGCGGCACGCCCGAATCCGGGGAAGTCGATCGTCAAACCGCACCGAGTCGCCGAGGCGGGTATTCACCGCTGCGAGCTCCTGCCCGGCAGCGCCTACGTCACCGTTCCGGCCGACCCGGCACCCGGGCGTGGCGGCATGCGCGTCCACCACTACTGGACCCGGGACGAGGAGTTCCTCCTCGGCACCAAGCTTCCCCGCGCGGCGGAAACGAAGGGCTGGGAGCTGACATCGGAAGCCGTCGACTTCCATCGCACGGCGTACGACGACGTCGAGGACCGGCAGATCCGGCGGTTCCTGCCGGGCCTGCGGGAGCGGCTGGGGCGAGCTCGGTAGGACTCGCCGCCTGCCGTAGCCGGACCGCACCCGAGGTGGTGGACGCCCGGCCGACGGTCACCGCCGCCGCGACCACCCTGGCGACCGGCTCTCTCGTCTGGGCCCCGACCGCCTTCGCCGACGCGCCCGAGATCCCCCCGGGCGCCATCGAGATCACCAAGAAGGCCCCGGACGCGCTGCGCGAGCAGCGGATGGCCCCCCGGGGACGGCCCCGGCGGCTGCGAGGCGCCCCCTCACCCCTCAGGTCGTCCTGCTTCCCTCCGCCGGGCGGACCGACGACGGCACGTGCGCCCGCAGCGGGTCCGCCGGATAGAACTGGCGGGCCCAGTGCCGGAACGGGCCGATCGGACCGTCGCCCCTGGCCAGCCGGGGCGGGGACTGGTAGCGCTTGGTCGCCCACACCGGGAAGTCCTGGGCGACGAACTCGCAGTTCCCCTGGAACATCACCCCGGCCAGAAGGCGCGCCGCCGAGCGGCTCAGCCAGCGTGCCACCGGCGCCGGAAGCGCGCCCGGCTCGGCGATGTCGAGCCAACTCGCCTGCCGGAGCTGGAACACGGCAGGCTTGATCATCGTGGCCGCGTACATGGCACAGGTGCG contains:
- a CDS encoding glycosyltransferase family 92 protein produces the protein MTPERHFPLDLAIGCTFRNEARFLREWIEFHRLMGVQRFFLVDDRSEDDYRDVVKPYVDEGVVQVIEKPCPPAYAGRRWNQYQHVVLGGLCRELRGAVRWLALVDVDEFLVPTVAPTVIEFLSDHEEAGAVHVEWRMFGTSGVRRLGTGELLTERMCRRMAARPNPGKSIVKPHRVAEAGIHRCELLPGSAYVTVPADPAPGRGGMRVHHYWTRDEEFLLGTKLPRAAETKGWELTSEAVDFHRTAYDDVEDRQIRRFLPGLRERLGRAR